A single region of the Actinoplanes sp. SE50/110 genome encodes:
- a CDS encoding ATP/GTP-binding protein, protein MDFASSEWAGASPSEITSAKIVIAGGFGVGKTTLVGAVSEIEPLTTEAVMTAAGAGIDDASKVPEKGTTTVAMDFGRITMADDLILYLFGTPGQTRFWFMWDELIRGAVGAAVLVDTRRLTDAFAPLDYFENRHLPYLVAVNCFDGAPRYEPEEVREALAIPARVPLIMCDARHRESVKAVLIGVVEHAMTTLVAEHEQGVTV, encoded by the coding sequence GTGGACTTCGCAAGCTCTGAGTGGGCGGGGGCGTCCCCTTCGGAGATCACCTCCGCGAAGATCGTCATCGCTGGTGGTTTCGGCGTCGGGAAGACGACCCTGGTCGGCGCGGTCTCCGAGATCGAGCCGCTGACCACGGAGGCCGTGATGACCGCGGCCGGGGCCGGCATCGACGACGCCTCCAAGGTGCCGGAGAAGGGCACCACCACGGTGGCGATGGACTTCGGCCGGATCACCATGGCCGACGATCTGATCCTCTACCTCTTCGGGACGCCCGGGCAGACCCGGTTCTGGTTCATGTGGGACGAGTTGATCAGGGGCGCGGTCGGCGCCGCGGTGCTGGTCGACACGCGGCGGCTGACCGACGCCTTCGCCCCGCTGGACTACTTCGAGAACCGGCACCTGCCCTACCTGGTGGCGGTCAACTGCTTCGACGGCGCGCCGCGCTACGAGCCGGAGGAGGTCCGGGAGGCGCTGGCGATCCCGGCCCGGGTCCCGCTGATCATGTGCGACGCCCGGCACCGCGAGTCGGTCAAGGCGGTTCTGATCGGCGTCGTCGAGCACGCCATGACCACGCTGGTCGCCGAACACGAGCAGGGCGTGACCGTGTGA
- a CDS encoding DUF742 domain-containing protein encodes MSEPHDPRGNLVRPYAVTRGRTEPIRDIPIEAVLVASPAAVQESRFAGHDKYRIAALCEPKALSLAELAALTRLPLGVARVLVADMVADGLLALHSAAPKRGFTERMDLLGRVLSGLRKL; translated from the coding sequence ATGAGTGAGCCGCACGATCCCCGGGGCAACCTGGTGCGGCCGTACGCGGTGACCCGCGGCCGGACCGAGCCGATCCGGGACATCCCGATCGAAGCGGTCCTGGTCGCCAGCCCGGCGGCCGTGCAGGAGTCACGTTTCGCCGGGCACGACAAGTACCGCATCGCCGCGCTGTGTGAGCCGAAAGCACTATCGCTCGCCGAGCTCGCGGCGTTGACCCGGTTGCCTCTCGGGGTGGCCCGGGTCCTCGTCGCCGACATGGTCGCCGACGGTTTGCTCGCGCTGCACAGTGCCGCTCCCAAGCGTGGCTTCACGGAGCGGATGGATCTGCTGGGAAGGGTTTTGAGTGGACTTCGCAAGCTCTGA
- a CDS encoding roadblock/LC7 domain-containing protein, producing the protein MTRPPTMQDMGWLLNNFADSIAGIAHVVAVSADGLLLACSRDLPPDRADQLAAITSGVVSLTDGASRMFSAGKVQQTIIEMDSGYLFLMSISDGSSMAVLAARSCDVGQVGYEMALLVERVGAALSPVAREAVGHAR; encoded by the coding sequence GTGACCAGGCCTCCCACCATGCAGGACATGGGCTGGCTGCTCAACAACTTCGCCGACAGCATCGCCGGGATCGCGCACGTGGTGGCGGTCTCCGCGGACGGCCTGTTGCTGGCATGCTCCCGGGATCTGCCGCCGGACCGGGCGGATCAACTGGCCGCGATCACCTCCGGGGTGGTCAGTCTCACCGACGGTGCGTCCCGGATGTTCAGCGCCGGGAAGGTGCAGCAGACGATCATCGAGATGGACAGCGGTTATCTTTTCCTGATGTCCATCAGCGACGGTTCCTCGATGGCGGTGCTGGCCGCGCGCAGCTGCGACGTCGGCCAGGTCGGTTACGAGATGGCCCTGCTGGTGGAGCGCGTCGGCGCCGCCCTGTCGCCGGTGGCCCGCGAGGCCGTCGGCCACGCCAGATAG